The genomic stretch GCTTCCTCCATATATGCCAAAACGCGCGGGTGTATTGCGCCGAAATAATGGTCCTCGAGCTGCTGCCCCTTAGGAGGGAGGCATCCTATAACCGTGCGTCCGCAGAGGACAAGGTCTGGGCGCCTGCGCGCTAACTCTTCATCTATCAAAAAGAATTCCTGTTCCGCCCCTACGGTCACCTTGACCCAACGGATGCCCCTATTGCCGAAGAGTCGCAACATGCGCATGGCCCGCTCTTCGATGGCTGTTATTGCCTTGAGGAGCGGCGTCTTCATGTCGAGTGGCGTCCCATCCCAGGACAGGAAGACGGACGGTATACAGAGCGTCCCCCCGTTTTCCGTGGGTATGATGAAGGCCGGGCTCGTGGGGTCCCATGCCGTGTAGCCGCGTGCCTCGAAGGTGCTGCGCGTGCCTCCAGAAGGGAGAGACGAGGCGTCGGGCTCACTCTGAATGAGCTCGCCCCCCGTGAAAGCCTCTAAGGGCGTTCCTCGCTCGTCTACAGAGAGGAAAGCCATGTGCTTTTCCGCCGTCAGCTCTGTTCTCGGGTGAAACCAGTGGGCGTAGTGCGTAGCTCCTAACGATATCGCCCACTCCTTCATCGCTGCCGCCACGACGTCAGCTATGCGGCTATCCAGCTTTTGTTGCCCTCCGTTGATGGCGCTGGTGAGTTGTTCAAATACATCCTTGGGCAAGCGCTCGCGCATTGCCTTTTCATTGAAGACATGGCGCCCGAAATATGATGTCGGTCTTTCCACTAAAACCACCCCCTGTGCGTGATGGCTATTTATACCATACGCTGGGGGAATTATGCAAGTATTTTTTAAAAAAACCTGCAAGTCCAACCATGAGATTTGACGAATGGTATGTAATTATTGTGTATACACAACTTCAAGCGCCGAATACCCTTTCGACTATGTGGTACGACAGCGGCACCATCACGGGGACTAAGACCGAAACTACCACGCCCGATGCGAAGGAGAGGAGCGCTATCTCCCCTCCGGCGCTCTTGGTTATAAACGGCAAAGCCACGTCCATCGCCGTAGCGCCGGCTATGCCTACGGTCCCATGTTTGCCGAAAAGCCTTACCAGAAAGGGCGCAGCGGCTATGACCAGGCATTCTCTCATGAGGTTCACGAGGAAGCCTATCGTGGCCGAGGTCGGATCGGCCATCTCCTTGAGCAGGACGGTCGTAATGCTGTAGTAGCCGCTTCCTATGCCGGAGGCAGTGGCTAATGGAAGGGATGCGCCTGCCATCCATCCGGCCAAAAAGCCGCCTGCCGCGCCTCCCAAGAGGCTTGCGAAGGGCAGAAATATCTCCCTCCCCTTTAAGCGGAGAAGCTCTCCGAGCGACCCCTTGAGTGCCATATCGGCCCCTATGAAGAAGAACAGAAATAACAGAAGCCACGAAACTATCTTGTCAGATACGGTAAAAGCCCACTCCGCCAAGCCGCTGTATCCTACGAGGATGCCAGACGCGAGGAAGGCAAGCGCTCTAAGCTCCATCTTCCTTGTCTCCTCTGCCCGCCACCAGCCGGGAGAGCAGGCCGCTTCCCAAGACGGATCCGGCGCATATTGCTGTCGACTGCAATCCTATCTCTTTCAGGTTGGCTAAAGCTTCTCTGTGACCTCCCACTTCGATCCCCACGACGAAGAGCAGAGCGTAGATCAAGGTGGTGAGGACCTTGCCGGAATTGTTGACGAGGGCGCGGGGTGCCCTCGTCTTTCCTGCGTATACGCCCAAAAGGAGGGCCAAGAGGAAGAAAAAGACGCTCAAGCGAGTCTCCTTCCGAGGTCTTTCGCCTCGGAAAGCCACTCCCCTTTACCGATTTCGCCCGCTTCATAAACCCCTGTGGCCAGAATCCTTCCTACCTGTAGCAGATCAAGGAAAGAGCACGACTTGTCGTATGAAAAGAGAAGGCCATCGAAAGCCGACAGGTCTTCCTCGCCGGCTGCAGCCACGAGGATCGCCTTTTTGCCGGCTAAGCTCTTTTCGGCCTTCGGCGAGCCGAATGGCAGCAACCTGTCCCATAGAAGTTTGATCTGCCCGCTCCATGTATACCAATAGAGGGGAGTGGCGAAGATTACGGCATCTGACGAAGCGAGGGAGTCATAAATGGCATCCATGTCGTCTTTTATGACACAGGGCCTTCCCTTCTCCCAGCAGCGCCTGCAATCTATACATCCCTTTATCGAGAGGCGTGCCAGCTGCACGAAGGACGCTTCGTACCCTCGTTCTGCGGCTCCTTCCGCCACGGCGCGAGCCAGTGTCGCAGTATTGCCGTTTTCCCTCGGGCTGCCCAACAGAGCCAGTATACGTTTCATGACCCACACCTCCTGATGATGGCTTGTGCCGTCGTTAGCGAGGAACTTAAGAGGTAAAATCTACACGAAGTATAATATATCACGAGGTGTTGCGGGGAGGATTTTTTGAGGACATGGCCGAGTTTCGGATAGGAACTTGCTCGTGGGCCGACAGGTCGCTGCTTTCTTCCGAATGGTACCCTAAGGGGGCGAATGGCGCCGCCTCCAGGTTACGCCACTACAGCCTTCACTTTAACTGTGTCGAGGTGAACAGCACTTTCTATGCCATACCGGCGCAGAGGGAAATCTACCTGTGGATGGCTCGTACGCCTCCCGACTTTCTCTTTTCCGTCAAAGCCTTTGCCCTTCTGACGTTGCACGCCCTACCGATCGAAAATTTGCCTCGATGGCTCGGTGGTCAGGTTAAGAACGGGAAGAAGCTCGTCACGCTTTATGATTTTCCTCGGGCGACTCGCAAGAGGGTTTTGGATGCCTTTTTGGAACTCGTTGCAGTTCTTCACAGCGCTGGACGGCTCGGTTATCTCCTGTTCCAACTCCCACCTCGGATACGCTTTGAGGATCGGTGGCTGCTCTACCTTAAGCGTATTCGAGAGCTGACACTGCCGCTTCCCATAGCCGTAGAGGTTCGGCATCGTTCATGGCTCGAAGAGGGTACGTCCGAACGCTTCCTCGGTTTTTTGCGGGATGAAAACGTGGCTTACGTCGCCGTTGACGAGCCCGAACTCCCCTGGACTGTCCCGCCTTTGTGGCCGCTCACAGCAAGCTGGGGAACGGTTGTGAGGTTTCATGGCCGCAATGTATCGGGTTGGCGCAAAGCCGGCGCTTCGGTGGAGGAGAGATTTTCTTATCTTTATACCGTCGAAGAGTTGACCAAGTGGAAAGACCAGGCCCTCTTAGCGGCGCAGAGCGTGCCCAGGATTTTTATCATGTTCAATAACTGTTATCGCGACTATGCCGTTAAAAATGCCCTGCAGATGAAAGCGATGCTGGGACTTGCTCCCTGGGGCGAGGCTGCCGTGCAAACGAAGCTGTCTCCCTTGGATGGCGGTCCGAGCGGTTCTGAGGATCTTTGAAAACAAGACGTTCGGGGGTGGTGTGAGTGCTCTTGAGGCGAGAATTCACCTTTGATGCTGCTCATCGCCTCTCTAAATATCATGGCAAGTGCGAGCGGCTTCACGG from Acetomicrobium sp. S15 = DSM 107314 encodes the following:
- a CDS encoding lysine exporter LysO family protein — encoded protein: MELRALAFLASGILVGYSGLAEWAFTVSDKIVSWLLLFLFFFIGADMALKGSLGELLRLKGREIFLPFASLLGGAAGGFLAGWMAGASLPLATASGIGSGYYSITTVLLKEMADPTSATIGFLVNLMRECLVIAAAPFLVRLFGKHGTVGIAGATAMDVALPFITKSAGGEIALLSFASGVVVSVLVPVMVPLSYHIVERVFGA
- a CDS encoding LysO family transporter, coding for MSVFFFLLALLLGVYAGKTRAPRALVNNSGKVLTTLIYALLFVVGIEVGGHREALANLKEIGLQSTAICAGSVLGSGLLSRLVAGRGDKEDGA
- a CDS encoding flavodoxin family protein, translated to MKRILALLGSPRENGNTATLARAVAEGAAERGYEASFVQLARLSIKGCIDCRRCWEKGRPCVIKDDMDAIYDSLASSDAVIFATPLYWYTWSGQIKLLWDRLLPFGSPKAEKSLAGKKAILVAAAGEEDLSAFDGLLFSYDKSCSFLDLLQVGRILATGVYEAGEIGKGEWLSEAKDLGRRLA
- a CDS encoding DUF72 domain-containing protein; protein product: MAEFRIGTCSWADRSLLSSEWYPKGANGAASRLRHYSLHFNCVEVNSTFYAIPAQREIYLWMARTPPDFLFSVKAFALLTLHALPIENLPRWLGGQVKNGKKLVTLYDFPRATRKRVLDAFLELVAVLHSAGRLGYLLFQLPPRIRFEDRWLLYLKRIRELTLPLPIAVEVRHRSWLEEGTSERFLGFLRDENVAYVAVDEPELPWTVPPLWPLTASWGTVVRFHGRNVSGWRKAGASVEERFSYLYTVEELTKWKDQALLAAQSVPRIFIMFNNCYRDYAVKNALQMKAMLGLAPWGEAAVQTKLSPLDGGPSGSEDL